Below is a window of Sylvia atricapilla isolate bSylAtr1 chromosome 17, bSylAtr1.pri, whole genome shotgun sequence DNA.
CAGACAATCTTCCCTTCCAAAAATAGATGCAGTGTGTGCTGGTAGGCGCTCAGCAAGAGTCAGGGGTTGCTGTCTTGTACAAAGGAAGCTATTTCTGTTCAGGTGGTTGGCAATATCAGTGGCAGGAGCTCCAAGCAGGGTTCCCATTTCCATGGTGGTCTCTGCTGCAGGGTCCAGCCCACAGCCTTCATCCCAGGAGCAAAATCCTGTGGTGCTGACGATGTGTCAGGAGTGGGATCAGTGCACGCAGGCTGCCTGCTGGctttccactccctgccatcaGATGCTTTGCTCAGAAGAAAACGTAGGTGCGTGggcaaggcaggagcagcaggatgctctgcTGGGCCCCTGGCTGGGCTGACAGGGATGCCAGGCTGCGCTCAGTGTGCACAGCAGAACGAAGCAGCTCTGCGTAGGTGCAGCCGAACCACTGCGCTTCTCTAAGGGCTCAGTGTTGTCTTGGCAAATGCAATGCTCAGTGTTGTTGAGGAAGTGGTAGGTCAGCCTGACGGTCCTGAATTAAGAGTGTTTGGTGATGATATGGGAGAGCTTGAAGGTAGTTGGTTTATTGTTCAGCTGTGGAGGAATCCAGTGTGTTGGTACAATTTGGGATCTTTCCCTTTCTGATGTTAGCACACAAAACAGGAATCAAAACCAGTGTGCAGGGCATGCTAGTGTCAGGGGAGGATGGGTTATTTTTGCAACATATGGGTTCAGGCCATGGAGTACTTTTCCCTCTAAAGGATCCAAGTTATGAATAAAGTTGAGTTGCAATCAACTAAAGCACAAACGCAGTGCTGTAGCAAGCTTTGAAGTTGTTGAAAGAACTGACTGTGAATGGACTATAACATTTGAAAGCACAGGATTTCTTCTGGACTGGGAATAAGTAATTCCTACCTGAGTTAGTTCTTGCAAAGAGAAGTGAATGTACAGCATAAACCACCGGTAAAATGTGGCATGGGAGAAGTATTTGAGTGTCTTCTGCAAGTGCTCAGACAGGCAGTAGGTGCAGAGTGTtgttctcctgctgcagaacaTCCTGGAGGAGCACTGCTGCCCAGGGACTGCTGCAGGGGCATCAGGAGAGGAAGGTGTGTGACTCTGGGGGTGATCTGTGCCTCTCTGCAAGTCTGTCTGATGGTGTATAAAGGCAAGTGGCTTCTCTTGTAGAAGGATGAGGCTGGAGGTGGGAAGAGACAGTGACTTGCTTAAGCACTTCAGTAGCAAAGTGAGCTGAAACTTTGAGAGTTTCTCAAAGGTGTGTTTGGGTTAGGTTCAAAGGCTTTGAAGTTCAAAGGTGTGTTTGCTGAGTTGGAAAAATTAAAGAGGAGCAGAATGGTCACAGTGGAATCTCTCAAGTCCAGTGGATCTACTGCTAGAAGTGCTTGTGATAAGACAGCAAGGTCTAGGAATGCTGTCACAGTTTAAGGGAAAATCCTCAATTTTGTATGCTGGTTTCTTGaatttgctttattaaaaattttaatattgatcaaaagaaagagaagaggacgaaaggaaaagaatgaagttatgcataataaaaaaattggatCCTGATGAAGACCTCACTGTTAATTGTTTCCTGtttcaattactttttattttttgggtcACAGCTGCCTCATTTGCAATAGGGAATGTACCTGATAGCCTTGTGATTGTGGCTAAAAACTGAGAAGGTAGAGCTTGCTGGttttttatttagcattttcATGGTGCACATACTATCTGTCTTTAGTAGCTTTGTGCAGGTGATAATGTTGGAACCCGAATTCAGATACTTTTCTTGCGTATCAGACTTGTGCATCATCTTTTAAAGGTGCCAGTTGCCCAAGACTAATGggaataaactgaaataaagcttATTTTTAATGGCTAAAGGTAGCAGAGTGTATTGAATGCACATATGGAGTCGATCTGTTGAGTAGGAAGGTGTGATCAGAACACAGTCGCTCAACAAGACAGAAATTTTTGAGAGCTTGTGAGAACTGTGACTGAAGGTTGAGTATATTTGGAGATCTGCTGAAATTTTAGTCTGTAAGTGATTGTTCACTGATAACAGAATTACTGCAAAAACTTGATGTGGTTTATACAGCCCCAAGGTTCACATCACAGCCAGTTTTGAGGATGTGCTGGGGGTGCCACTGCCTCTGGTCCTGTAGCTGGAAGACAGCATTCATCTTTGAAGGTCTTGACAACCTGAACAAGGGAAATTTTAGAAGTCTTTGGACTCGGAAATGTATTTATAGAGTGAATGAGCAGGAAGCTCTGCAGTTTTGGAGGAATAGCCTGGGATCAAGCTGTTACAAAAGAGCTACATGAGTctcaatggaaagaaaatggggCCACTTGATTACCATAGCTTGAGGATTTGTTGTGAATCCTGTGGAAGCTCAGTGGAAGAGAAGGTGATACCTTGGGTTAACATTTGCTGTCCTTTTGTGCCCCACAGGTATTACAGAGGAACACACGGGGTCATTGTTGTCTACGACGTAACGAGCGCAGAATCTTTTGTGAATGTAAAACGGTGGTTGCATGAAATTAATCAGAATTGTGATGATGTCTGCAGGATACTAGGTAGGTAATTAGGGAGTTACAGCATCTTATTTAGTGGCTGGCCTGCTGAAATACCAAACTgacttttattctctttccttttttagtgGGCAATAAGAATGATGACCCAGACCGAAAAGTGGTAGAAACAGAAGATGCCTATAAATTTGCTGGGCAGATGGAGATCCAATTGTTTGAGACCAGCgccaaagaaaatattaatgtggAAGAGGTAATATAATATTCAGAAGAGCAGAGATAAAATGATTTGGGGATAATGGtgtgggaagaaataaaaattccattcttcccattgagaaagaaaaagtaagcTTGTATGAGTTGCAACTAGTAGGTAAAATGGCAAAAAGAGACATTCAGCTTGTTTTTGGAAGAGCTGGGGAAGCAAAATGAAGGAGCCCACACTGCATTTTCAGCTTTACAGTGCTCACGTATTAGGCAGGAAAGACTTGAGAATGCTTGTAGGAGGTAGGAGTGCCCAGGCTTCACTCCTGGCCTCAGTTGACAAGCTGCCCTGGTTTTTAAAAAGGGATAGTGGTACTGTTTAGTTTGGGAGTGGGTTGGAAAAAGGTACTGGATTTCCACTCAGGCCATAGTGGGTTGGGGAAGGTCTCTGAAGCAGCACCCCACAGGAGCCAGCCTGAATTCTGGGGTGATCTGAGTGTGCTTGTTTCTCTTGCAGATGTTTAATTGCATTACAGAGCTTGTCCTGcgagcaaagaaagaaaacttagcaaagcagcaacagcagcaacagaacGATGTGGTGAAGCTAACGAAGAACAGTAAAAGGAAGAAGCGGTGCTGCTAatgccccttccctgctgcagagacTCTGCTCTCAGACAGATCAGCCCCTCCAGCTAGACTCGGGCAATTCCACTGGGGCAGGCTTTGGGAGGACTTTCTCAGTTTTGTGCCgttatttaaagattttttttttctccatgttttctaTCAAGAGGCGCTGGCACTTTACCACTGCAGTGCCAAGAAGGTATCGGATGGAATCTTgcccccctctcctcccctgctcATTCCAGTGCGCCTTGTAGACAAGAAGGACGTTGCCTACCAAGTGGACTAATTAACCCAAGAGTTTGTATATAATGTATATTGCTTTAACCAGCCTCACCTCCCTGTTGTCGCTTTGGCTTCTGCCTTCTTAATGTCAACCAATCATGGACTGCAGAGttcatctttttaaagaaaaagttcaAAAGTTCTTAATTTGAGTTGGCTCCAGGTTGGCAGTGACTGCTTCCTGGGGCctccagctgcatttctgttgGGCTCCAGGCTGGCAACTGGTGCTCCTGGGGCCCCTGGCTTCTCCTGCAGTCCCAGGCTTTTCCTGGGGCTCAGGCTGTGTTTTTCAAGGTACCAGGATTGCAGGTGTcgctgctggagcctggggtTTCATTTCACCggcccctgggctggcagctggagctgctgctggggcctGGAATTTCAGCTTGCCATCATCCAGATTTGTGGCTGGATCCTTGGGTTTCACCTCTTTGCGCTGCAGCCCAGCTGTACCTGTGCTCTCCTGTAGTTTGTATCAAGATACTGGAAAACAAACTGACCTGCAGAAGTGGGATTTGTTTGGATAaaccctttttttgtttgtttttttttaaagcaaagtttAACAACTTTGACCTCCGCTTCTGGTTCTGCCAGTGTCCTAAGTGAGGGtccatttcttttgaaaagaacaaaaatcatgTGATTCtgccaaaaaccccaaacttctcCTTGTTGCCCTGTCCACAAATAGGCAATCTGAACTTGAATGTGAATTTTGGTGgcaaagcttttgttttcaagagagaaaaggcaTGAAATAAAACCCAGCTCTTCTTATTGATGTCTGAATATGAAAGCTGCAGAATCATTCCCAGGATTCTTCTGTTAGGAAGGACTGCTGTTTAATgcaaagaaatggaaagcttGCTTGCTTGGGTTATGTGGTGGTGGAGGATCACACTTGGAAACAAATGGGGGCTTGCTGTGCTCAGCAACATTTTCCTGGCCCTCGTCAGCCTTTCTGGGAAAACAAGGGCTCACTTCCTCAGCCTGAATAGATGTAGTTAAAGCTGGAgagtgtatgtgtgtgtaaCTAAAATATCAAATGTCTGGGCTGAAGGGACATGCTCAGCACCTGAATTATTGCCTAAATgatactaaaaataattttaccttAAAAGGCATGGAGGGCATGACTTCCTTTAAGGCCTTGAAGGTGGACGTACTCCATGTGCCATTAAGTGGCCCTATGGAATTTCTGGCCTTAGTTTGGTAGGATGTGATTCACTCATGTCCATGAGCTTGGAATCAGCCcacttctctccctccctcaccCCTTCCCCAGGAGAGGCTACATTTTAGTCACTTATTTTGCCTgcatttttttagatttttcagGTTGTGGTAAGAGCCCTGATCATACAATCACATCACAGTCAATcacttttaaagaattttttccgAAGTGCAAACAATGAATGTGTAACACGTGGGTTTTTTATCGGTTCAGGTGCTGGGGATATGTATCCAGCTGCCTTCACCCATCTCTTTTCTTCACATATCTTGCATTGGTAACCCAAGAATTGGAGTGAGCTGGGATGATGCTGCTGGAGTGAGCTCTGATCACTGTAAGACTTGAGAGGCTGTGGGAAGTGGTGGCTTAGGTCACACCAGTCCATCCTGTCTGCTCTCCAGTGTGGAATGTGGTGtgtgctgggaggagctgggccagcccctggagctgtgctggggcttcCCCCTGCAGATTGAGGGGCCCAGCTGTGTTACTTTGGGAATCTTGTTGGTAGCTGTATGCAGATCTAGGAGGGAGTAACTTCATATAGGCAGAAGTAAAGAACGTGTCTGAATTTACTGGAAATGATGCaataaaatgaggaaatggTGCACCCGAGCCTGGAGTGTTCTCTTATATGGAAAAATCGGTCCTCTTTGAGTCCAGGTTTTTGTTGCTGTGGTTGGTTGGAATTCTGTCAATCCAGGTCCAGCTTCCTGGCTTAAAGtggaagtttcttttttttttcctcagagctgGCTGTAGAGGAGCAGTTACCTCTGCTCTTTGCCATCACTGTTCAATTGGAAGGGGTGGGGACCGTGTCTCTAGTGGTGCTGATGTGAAGTTTTCTAAATGTTGAGCAATGGAATGTCTAACTGGTTTGCTAGGattatttctgtaatgaaaGTTTCTAAttatgctttttaaataattttaaaaaactaaaaataaaggtTACAAGCTGCCAAATCTTTTTTTTGAGGCTCTGTTTCCTCTGCTGTCCAGCACCTGGAGATGGAGGGTGGCaagccagggctgagctctgctgctgagtgTAAAGGGTTATTTCCTGAGAcgggatattaaaaaaaccataatTAATGCTTTCAAATGTTTAGTTGCTGTTTTAGTTTGAATGAAAGAGCAAGGTGGAACCGGTAACTTATTTCTGTGTGAAGTGAGATGCCTGTGATTGTGGTGTGATTGAatcttttgtctttctgctcaACAAAAGGTATTGAGTGAGCTTTGAAAGCTCCTCCTCCCGAGGTGACTAAAAAGCATCTGGAGTGTCTCCTCGCTTTCCCAGGAAATCGATGTGTGTTGAATTAATTTGTACAGGaactgcagctgtggctgtgccctcagcatccccttgccctgcccaggctgctcctgaagAGTGGGATGGAAAAAACCTGCTCTGGGATGGTGCCTTTGCTCCGTTTGTGCCCTTCTGGGAGCAGTAGGTGGAGGGGACTCCTGGGGATGgtgtgagctgcagctgccgccAGCTGTGGGTGTGTCACTGTCTCTGTCTGGTGTCTAAACTACTTCCACTTTGAGTCTGCCTCCGCAGCAGGGCCAGTAAAGGACACAAATGGCTGGAAGGTGGGATGATTTACCcacctttctgttttcctgtgccCCAAGAGATACAAATGTTTCAAATGGTTTTGCCCTGTCCCTTCTCTCCTAAGCACGCACAGGGGCTTTACCTGGCTGAAATGCGTGGGATGATGCAGCACCAAAGATGCTGTTGGCTGTTAAATGACAGTTCAAAAAAGGAGCTTGTTTTGCAGCTGGGCACAGTAAAGTGGTGAGAGCTGAGACAGTATCGTATAAATGATCTGTTTTATTCTGAAGAGAACTATTTACAAAAGAAGTAGAGCATCGTTTTTACTAAAAATATGCCTTTATAGATTTTTATAATATGTATCTTATAAAAACCATACATTTATTTACATGACTGCTACATACAAAAATTACAGCATTGTGGTATATGTACATATCTATAGGTACATTCTTTCTgcttgtccctgctgtgtgcttttTCCCTCTCAATCCAAGGGAATCATTGCTGCAGCACCCAGACACTTCCTTTCTTGGCTTTTTGGTTCAAACAATCTTGCTTTTTATAGCCGAGTGGGGAGTAGAGAGTTTGCCTGATGGAGAGGCATAGCTGGAATTCACCATTCTAAGTAGGACAAGTGCAtgtggccctgcctgcagcctcacttcctgctctctgtgcaaAATGACTCTGTTGTCAGTAACTTTTTGATTTACTGCTCATCTCCATGGCAAGTTGCTGATCTAAGTTTGTATGAAGATAAAGTGCTAGTGACTTGCCTTCCATATACATTTGTTCCTTGTTTACAGTTGCTTCCCTTGCAGAGTTTAGGAAGGGGAGACTGATCCCTTTTCCCTCGGGCTGCCATAACAAACATTTGCCCAGTCACCTGGTGCTCAGCTGTGGGAAAAGTCCTTTGTAACCTTAATCTCAGCAGGCATCTCTTCTCTGTGCAATATTTGAACAGTGACTGTGCAGCACTACTGTTTTACCATTATCTCAAAAGCAGGGCTGAGGGTTGTGTTCAGAGCTGCTGATCCCACTCCTTAAATCTCCTTTGGGATCCTGAGAACCTGCTGGATTAATGTGcttcctccatctcctcccctgGAGCCGCTGTTTCCTTTACACCGTGTGTGTCCTGGAAGAGTCAAGTGCCACAAGTGAAGTGTCTTCTAACCAGCACTGCAAGGCTGATTCCGGGCTCCTGGCCGTGACAGGATACAGGTGAATGTGTCAATGACAGCACAGGGTGAAGTAGTCGGGACCTTGTTAAAACACGTGACAAATGGGGGTGAAGGACTGCACAGGTGAGGTTTTTCAAGACAGAAGACAAAACCTAGCTGCTGTGTTAAGGCAGTTTCTGTTCCTGTGGAGTAGCAGCTCAGCACAAGGAGGTCTCCTTTGGTGTGTTGTCCAGTTCATTACACCCAGTTCTCTTGTGTCTCTGGGTTTAGTAGTGCAACTAAGTCTTTAGGGTGAAGGGGCTTGTTTGAAGAAACCATACCCAACTGGCACCTTAGAACATGCTGACTTTCCTCTTGCAATCTCTTCTGTCACTCTtgttaaatacataaaattgcAATGGGATTAAGGATTATTCTTAAATAATGTGCTGTGCCTACCCCTGCAACTGATTGAGTCACTTTcctcagcaaacacagcagaaggCACCTTTCTTCATCTCATTACTGCATCTTCATGGGATAACTTAACTCCCTTGCCTTAGAAttgcatccatccatccatccatccattcattCTCACTGGGGTAGAGCCCCACACAACTGCTGGGCATGTGGCTTGAGTAGAGTTGGTGGGGTCTGGGAAATGACAACTGGCAGCAGAAGAAAGGTCCCTGAGGACCGAGATGTTCATGTGGCTCTCCTGTGATAGAGCATCGCCTTCAGTTGTTCGCAGGTGTCACTGTGTCACAGGTGTCACTGTGTCACAGCTGTCACTGGCATCCACACAGCCACGCCTGGTTTTGCAGGTACCAGTGGTTGGGCTAATGCATGTGGGTGTGTGGGTGTGACagtcctggcagcaggagatgctgagcATGTGCCTCGTGTCCCTGCCCTATCCAGAGTCACAGTACAGTCACAGTACATGGGAGGATGAGGACTGAGAGCACGTGGCACTGCACTGCAGCCCTTCCCCTCACTTGCACAAGTGGCTACAAGCAGATACTCAACAGCTGAGCATTGCCTAGAAAGGAGAGGCCAAGgttcattttccttccctgcctgtgaGGCTCTTGACTGCTTTCTCCATAAAGCCTCAAGCTGTATTGGTGGGGCTTTACCCAGCTATTTCCTGAAGCAGACTCTGCACCCCAGGGTTCACTGTTTTCATGTAGATGGGTTTTGCCACTCAGCTCTCTACTATCATTGCCAATCTCAGAGCACTCTGTTCCTTGCAACCCAGAGCTGCCTTAGTGCAAGGTGATTTCATACCAGTGTGGTGGTTTCAATGCTAATAAGGAAATACAGGAATGCTCAAATATTCATAGGCAGGAAGGATATTTGTACTGAGGTATTATGGATGTTCTATCCCACAGGTAAGCTGAATAATACTAAAACACAAGCCACCAGCCTCTTACCTGCTGCTTAGGAGGTGTTTGGTACCTATTCTAGCAGAAAGGTTGTTCCTGTAAGTAGTGAGCAGAGATAGCAGCTCCCTGTGGGATGGTGTGTTAGCACCGAAgttgctgagcagggcagagctgaagGTGCACCCAGCTCTGTCTGCCGTGGGACAGTGTAGGTGGTGGCCTCTttaaagcagcaggaaacaaaCTGGGGCCCATGGGTATCATGAGGTGGGAGAATGTGTGAAAATTGcatgacagcagcaggacatctCTGAACTGAGCCTGGTGCTCCTCACTGGCTTATGATGGTAGGCTGATAAAGGAGAAGAGCTGTAAAGTGCCCATCCAGTGCAGATGGAAGGTCCCTACTAGACTATTGCAGgatttccagcactgctgtgtgcatACACCAAAAAAGCCACGTTCCTTCTTGTTGATCAAGTCGTGCAAAGCAGGCTCTGGTCATCTTTGATCAAAAGGACCTTTGGCTACCTGCTCACCAAAGGGCTGAGCAGCAACTGacccacaggcagggacaaaTCCTCCTTTCTGTCAGGCCATAACCAATGTTACTGCATAGGGCAGAGTAACCTGCAGGCTTCCCAGAGCTTTGTAGACACTCTGATAGCCTTTGGCTTCAGTGAAGGTGTGCTTTCTGAGGATCGAGTCTGCCAGCCCAGTGTCAAAGACTGACTGACATCACTGGGAGTAGACTTTCAGTGAATTATTAGTTAGGCTTTTGGGGGCCTATCCCGTTAAAATGAGAGTTTTCTTACTCTGTTTGGGAGATGTGTATGGCTTTGGGGAGAGGTGTGTGACTTGCTAAAGCTCCCAAACTACTTTTGGCCATTGGAAGAACAGCAGGTGCCCCAGGACTGAACATGCACAACTTTTATCCAGTCTGTAATCTGTTGTAGATGGTCAGTCTCCTGGGGAAAAATCTGTGTAGCTACAGCCTACAACTCTTACCTCTGTAacaggagggagctggagaggacaGTGACACCACCTATCTGTCCTCTGAGCTGCGAGGAGCCTGGATCCCAGCGAGGGTGAACAGccacacagagctccaggggAGATGGTGCCCAGGCAGGATCTGCAGCGAGGGCTCAACTTCCACCACGGAGAAAGCTACATTTGTCAAAACATGGTGATGCTGGGGCCAGAGTGACTCCAGTCTCAGTGGGATGGATGAAGGATGTCACAGCTGCCAGGGTGGTACAAATGGCTCCCCTCTGTCCTCTTGCATTCAGCCCTCTTCTTCCCCCTGTGCTCGCTGTGACAGCAGTTCTCAATCCCCTGCACCGCTCTGTCTTGGGGCTGcttatttccttctccagcatAAGAATGCTTTTAAGACAATCAGAGTATTCTTCACAGCAGAAACTGGACTGTGTCAAAGCGCCTAAAATATACCCTGAAGTTTATCACTTCACTTATAGAATAAGAAAAGTTTCTTTCTACTAGAATCACATTGTCAATTTGCAAATCTCCAATTCATGTAAACATTTGGTTCAGACCAGGTGCGGTGTAAATAGTGCAGAGTCTCAAGGGTTAACTCCTTTGCCCCCTTCTTTTTTACTCAGTGGATCAGACTTGGGTCCATCAGCAAGCTGGGCAGCTGCCCCACTCCCCATCTTGAAGCAGGAATTGTTGgagagttttctctttttcaaattaatttttcttgaaaaaggagaagagacgGTTTCCTTCGGCCCCGACGGGCTCGTCCCCCTGCTGCTCCGGCCTGAAGGCGGGGGAGGGCCTGGCACTCCGCTTGGCGCCGGAGCCACTGGAGAAGGAATAAGCAAGCTGGCTCCATTCCTTCGGGTGTTTGTCCATCAGCTGCTGGTCAATGACCCTGTGCATgtcatcctgcagcagagggagaggacAGGGGCCTTAGTGGCAGCTGATGCTCAAGGGGGGATCGCGCGGGGACGGCTGAAATGGGTGTGAAACGTGCAGTGATGAGATGGAGGAGGGATGACGGGAGCGGGGACAGACCTGTGTCCCCACCCGACagcaggctcagctctgcctgctgccgTGAGGCTTTTCAGGGACTGAGGAAGATCAATCACACAATTCTGAGGGATAAATTGCTCAGGTGGTCTGTGCCTGTTTGGGACTCTGTGCCACCCCTAAACTGTGTTTTactgctggctgcagcttgCAGATGTCCTCTTTGGgggagaaataaataataacaactGCAGGTGAAAGCAAAGGCCAGCAGAAGGATGGAGGTCTGTGCTGAGCAGGTCTGTGTGCACACCAAGTGCACAGGCAagggtggcagagctgctgcatggCCACTGTCACTGGGGCTTCTTTAGGGAAggtgctgaggggctggggcaggtgtGGGCCACCAGATCCCTCCTGGGCTTTGCACCAGACTCACCAAACAGAACTGAGCTTGTCCCTTAgatcctctccttcccctcaaGCCAGCATAGCAGTGGGAGCTCTGGCTGACAGCTCAGCATGAATTGTGGCTTTTCAGATGTACCAGAAATGCTCTGATTCTGTCCATGTTTGCACCACAGTGAAGCTGATTTACACAAAATAATTACCCAGTTCTGCTGCCACTAATGTTGTGCTAACATGTTTCTTGAAAACCTGGCTAtaaattttacagattttaaatttcagatcCATTGCTTCTCCTCCAATTGAATACTTAAGCTACAGCTTAGTGAAAATGTGTGTATACAAACTAGCCCTACAGGAGGAATCAATGCTCTCCAGAGGTTTGGTCCCTGATTAGGGCTGAGGACACTGTCTGGTGAGAGCAAGGATACTACTCTGGATGGGCTGGACTGGTGGAAGTTCATTCAGCACCTGGTGAGGGGCAGCCTgtcagggcagccccaggactGAAGGGAAGGTGCTGCCATTGCCCAGAAGGTGCCCTAGCTGCTCTGGATTGGAATCAGATCAGCCAGCTGGGACTGGAAGCTTAATGGCTAATCTACTGttgcagcattttctgcagggaaaaggatTGATAGCCATGACCTGGACCTGAATTTAGTATGAGGACTTCacctgtgggagcaggagggtgcAGAGCTACACAGACTGGGGAAGCTTTGGGTCTTTTTAGAGAAGggctggagagaggaaaggcagagggagagtTTAAGAGGTTGAGGTGAACATCAGTATGAAATATCAGTGAGACAGGTTTCCAGAGCTGAAGCTGCCACATGAAAATGTACAGCACTTGGATTTGAAGGTCCCTCTTCTGCTAAATGAAGTAGGTACCCAGGCTCCTGCATGGCAGATCTGTGTCCTTGATCGACCA
It encodes the following:
- the RAB35 gene encoding ras-related protein Rab-35, translated to MARDYDHLFKLLIIGDSGVGKSSLLLRFADNTFSGSYITTIGVDFKIRTVEINGEKVKLQIWDTAGQERFRTITSTYYRGTHGVIVVYDVTSAESFVNVKRWLHEINQNCDDVCRILVGNKNDDPDRKVVETEDAYKFAGQMEIQLFETSAKENINVEEMFNCITELVLRAKKENLAKQQQQQQNDVVKLTKNSKRKKRCC